One segment of Strix aluco isolate bStrAlu1 chromosome 4, bStrAlu1.hap1, whole genome shotgun sequence DNA contains the following:
- the CTSO gene encoding cathepsin O isoform X1, with product MARPAARPVGVVVLLCWLLQAGSAALLGPVGTRLGEEGGGSDPGRPPWDGSGWEKEAAAALRESAKRIRLLNSPSKDNTTAFYGINQFSHLFPEEFKAIYLRSIPHKLPRYRKVPKGREKPLPKKFDWRDKKVIAEVRNQQTCGGCWAFSVVGGIESAYAIKGNNLEELSVQQVIDCSYNNYGCSGGSTVSALSWLNQTKVKLVRDSEYAFKAQTGLCHYFGHSDFGVSITGFSAYDFSGQEEEMMRMLVNWGPLAVTVDAVSWQDYLGGIIQYHCSSGRANHAVLITGFDRTGSIPYWIVQNSWGPAWGIDGYVRIKIGGNVCGIADTVSSVFV from the exons ATGGCGCGGCCGGCCGCGCGGCCGGTGGGAGTGGTGGTGCTtctctgctggctgctgcaggccGGCAGCGCCGCCCTGCTGGGGCCTGTGGGCACCCGGCTTGGGGAGGAGGGCGGCGGCAGCGATCCGGGCCGCCCTCCGTGGGACGGAAGCGGCTGGGAGAAAGAAGCGGCGGCGGCCCTCCGG gaAAGTGCTAAAAGAATTAGATTACTGAATTCACCATCAAAAGATAATACAACTGCTTTCTATGGAATAAATCAGTTCTCTCACCTGTTTCCTGAAGAGTTCAAAG CTATTTACTTAAGAAGCATACCTCACAAACTTCCCAGATACAGAAAAGTgccaaagggaagggaaaaacctTTGCCAAAGAAGTTTGACTGGAGGGACAAGAAAGTCATTGCAGAAGTGAGAAATCAGCAGACA TGTGGAGGCTGCTGGGCTTTCAGTGTTGTGGGTGGTATAGAGTCTGCCTATGCAATTAAAGGAAATAACCTGGAAGAACTCAGCGTACAGCAGGTTATTGACTGTTCGTACAATAATTATGGCTGCAGCGGAGGATCCACTGTTAGTGCTTTGAGCTGGCTGAACCAG ACTAAAGTAAAACTCGTGAGAGATTCAGAATATGCTTTTAAAGCTCAGACAGGACTGTGCCATTATTTTGGTCACTCAGATTTTGGAGTTTCAATAACAGGATTTTCTGCATATGACTTCAG CGGTCAAGAAGAAGAAATGATGAGGATGCTTGTTAACTGGGGCCCTTTGGCAGTAACAGTAGATGCAGTTAGCTGGCAGGATTATCTTGGTGGGATCATACAATATCACTGCTCCAGTGGAAGAGCAAATCATGCTGTTCTTATCACTGGTTTTGACAGAACAG GTAGTATCCCGTACTGGATTGTACAGAACTCTTGGGGGCCTGCTTGGGGAATAGACGGCTATGTTCGTATTAAGATAGGCGGCAATGTCTGTG GTATAGCAGATACAGTTTCATCAGTATTTGTTTGA
- the CTSO gene encoding cathepsin O isoform X2, translating to MLNFVGRRSWGVPDCLAFESAKRIRLLNSPSKDNTTAFYGINQFSHLFPEEFKAIYLRSIPHKLPRYRKVPKGREKPLPKKFDWRDKKVIAEVRNQQTCGGCWAFSVVGGIESAYAIKGNNLEELSVQQVIDCSYNNYGCSGGSTVSALSWLNQTKVKLVRDSEYAFKAQTGLCHYFGHSDFGVSITGFSAYDFSGQEEEMMRMLVNWGPLAVTVDAVSWQDYLGGIIQYHCSSGRANHAVLITGFDRTGSIPYWIVQNSWGPAWGIDGYVRIKIGGNVCGIADTVSSVFV from the exons ATGTTGAACTTTGTCGGCAGAAGAAGTTGGGGAGTGCCAGATTGTCTTGCTTTT gaAAGTGCTAAAAGAATTAGATTACTGAATTCACCATCAAAAGATAATACAACTGCTTTCTATGGAATAAATCAGTTCTCTCACCTGTTTCCTGAAGAGTTCAAAG CTATTTACTTAAGAAGCATACCTCACAAACTTCCCAGATACAGAAAAGTgccaaagggaagggaaaaacctTTGCCAAAGAAGTTTGACTGGAGGGACAAGAAAGTCATTGCAGAAGTGAGAAATCAGCAGACA TGTGGAGGCTGCTGGGCTTTCAGTGTTGTGGGTGGTATAGAGTCTGCCTATGCAATTAAAGGAAATAACCTGGAAGAACTCAGCGTACAGCAGGTTATTGACTGTTCGTACAATAATTATGGCTGCAGCGGAGGATCCACTGTTAGTGCTTTGAGCTGGCTGAACCAG ACTAAAGTAAAACTCGTGAGAGATTCAGAATATGCTTTTAAAGCTCAGACAGGACTGTGCCATTATTTTGGTCACTCAGATTTTGGAGTTTCAATAACAGGATTTTCTGCATATGACTTCAG CGGTCAAGAAGAAGAAATGATGAGGATGCTTGTTAACTGGGGCCCTTTGGCAGTAACAGTAGATGCAGTTAGCTGGCAGGATTATCTTGGTGGGATCATACAATATCACTGCTCCAGTGGAAGAGCAAATCATGCTGTTCTTATCACTGGTTTTGACAGAACAG GTAGTATCCCGTACTGGATTGTACAGAACTCTTGGGGGCCTGCTTGGGGAATAGACGGCTATGTTCGTATTAAGATAGGCGGCAATGTCTGTG GTATAGCAGATACAGTTTCATCAGTATTTGTTTGA